Proteins from a genomic interval of Neoarius graeffei isolate fNeoGra1 chromosome 24, fNeoGra1.pri, whole genome shotgun sequence:
- the LOC132872081 gene encoding lysosomal membrane ascorbate-dependent ferrireductase CYB561A3 isoform X1: protein MKDDFRITMWFPAMKATVSFYTAYLLCLVLSVVCVVLVISWNATYREGFSWDGKNTQFNWHPVLMVIGLVVLYGNAAVVYRVPLTWIQDKLIWKIVHASLLLLALIFTIVGLCAVFDYHNANNIPNLYSLHSWVGILTSALFAAQWVVGFGAFLLPCSPVPLRVFVKPAHVWMGAIILVLSVVSCISGINEKLFFALKKGTNGTLPYNQLPPEAVLGNSLGVVIVALALVVLKILSNQAWQRPEQRTEEAGYRQLPGDNS from the exons ATGAAGGATGACTTTAGGATTACTAT GTGGTTTCCAGCAATGAAGGCGACTGTATCGTTTTACACAGCCTATCTGCTGTGTTTGGTGctcagtgtggtgtgtgtggtgctgGTCATCTCCTGGAATGCCACCTACCGTGAAGGCTTCTCCTGGGATGGGAAAAACACGCAGTTCAACTGGCATCCCGTGCTCATGGTGATTGGCTTGGTGGTGCTGTACGGAAACG CTGCTGTGGTGTATCGTGTCCCACTGACCTGGATTCAGGACAAACTGATATGGAAGATTGTCCATGCTTCCCTCCTTCTCCTTGCACTGATTTTCACCATTGTGGGCTTGTGTGCTGTGTTTGACTACCATAATGCCAATAATATACCAAACCTTTACTCGCTGCACAGCTGGGTGGGAATCCTCACCAGTGCTTTGTTTGCTGCTCAG TGGGTTGTTGGATTTGGAGCTTTCCTCCTCCCGTGCTCTCCTGTGCCTCTCAGAGTGTTTGTCAAACCTGCTCACGTGTGGATGGGAGCCATTATCCTGGTCCTTAGTGTTGTGTCCTGCATCTCTGGCATCAACGAGAAGCTGTTTTTTGCACT AAAAAAGGGAACCAATGGGACGCTGCCATACAACCAGCTGCCACCGGAGGCGGTACTCGGGAATTCACTTGGTGTCGTCATTGTGGCTTTGGCACTGGTTGTCTTGAAAATCCTGTCCAATCAGGCTTGGCAACGTCCTGAACAAAGGACCGAGGAGGCGGGGTAcagg CAATTGCCAGGGGACAACAGCTGA
- the zgc:153409 gene encoding histone H4, whose protein sequence is MSGRGKGGKGLGKGGAKRHRKVLRDNIQGITKPAIRRLARRGGVKRISGLIYEETRGVLKVFLENVIRDAVTYTEHAKRKTVTAMDVVYALKRQGRTLYGFGG, encoded by the coding sequence ATGTCTGGCAGAGGAAAAGGCGGGAAAGGGCTCGGGAAAGGCGGCGCCAAGCGACATCGTAAAGTCCTGCGGGACAACATCCAGGGCATCACCAAACCCGCTATCAGGCGTCTGGCTCGCCGCGGCGGCGTGAAGCGAATCTCCGGTCTGATCTACGAGGAGACCCGTGGTGTGCTGAAGGTCTTCCTGGAGAACGTGATCCGCGACGCCGTCACCTACACCGAGCACGCCAAGCGCAAGACTGTCACTGCCATGGACGTGGTGTACGCGCTCAAGCGCCAGGGACGCACTCTGTACGGCTTCGGCGGCTGA
- the LOC132872082 gene encoding histone H2B-like, which translates to MPEPAKSAAKKGSKKAVTKTAGKGGKKRKKSRKESYAIYVYKVLKQVHPDTGISSKAMSIMNSFVNDIFERIAGESSRLAHYNKRSTITSREIQTAVRLLLPGELAKHAVSEGTKAVTKYTSSK; encoded by the coding sequence ATGCCGGAACCTGCAAAATCAGCTGCTAAGAAAGGCTCGAAGAAAGCCGTGACCAAGACGGCAGGTAAAGGCGGTAAAAAGCGCAAGAAGTCGCGCAAGGAAAGTTACGCCATCTACGTGTACAAAGTGCTGAAGCAGGTCCACCCGGACACGGGCATCTCCTCCAAGGCCATGAGCATCATGAACTCGTTCGTGAACGACATTTTCGAGCGGATCGCCGGTGAGTCATCGCGTCTCGCGCACTACAATAAGCGCTCCACCATCACGTCTCGCGAGATCCAGACCGCCGTGCGCCTGCTGCTTCCGGGGGAGCTCGCCAAGCACGCTGTGTCCGAGGGCACCAAAGCTGTGACAAAGTACACCAGCTCCAAGTga
- the LOC132872081 gene encoding lysosomal membrane ascorbate-dependent ferrireductase CYB561A3 isoform X2: protein MKATVSFYTAYLLCLVLSVVCVVLVISWNATYREGFSWDGKNTQFNWHPVLMVIGLVVLYGNAAVVYRVPLTWIQDKLIWKIVHASLLLLALIFTIVGLCAVFDYHNANNIPNLYSLHSWVGILTSALFAAQWVVGFGAFLLPCSPVPLRVFVKPAHVWMGAIILVLSVVSCISGINEKLFFALKKGTNGTLPYNQLPPEAVLGNSLGVVIVALALVVLKILSNQAWQRPEQRTEEAGYRQLPGDNS, encoded by the exons ATGAAGGCGACTGTATCGTTTTACACAGCCTATCTGCTGTGTTTGGTGctcagtgtggtgtgtgtggtgctgGTCATCTCCTGGAATGCCACCTACCGTGAAGGCTTCTCCTGGGATGGGAAAAACACGCAGTTCAACTGGCATCCCGTGCTCATGGTGATTGGCTTGGTGGTGCTGTACGGAAACG CTGCTGTGGTGTATCGTGTCCCACTGACCTGGATTCAGGACAAACTGATATGGAAGATTGTCCATGCTTCCCTCCTTCTCCTTGCACTGATTTTCACCATTGTGGGCTTGTGTGCTGTGTTTGACTACCATAATGCCAATAATATACCAAACCTTTACTCGCTGCACAGCTGGGTGGGAATCCTCACCAGTGCTTTGTTTGCTGCTCAG TGGGTTGTTGGATTTGGAGCTTTCCTCCTCCCGTGCTCTCCTGTGCCTCTCAGAGTGTTTGTCAAACCTGCTCACGTGTGGATGGGAGCCATTATCCTGGTCCTTAGTGTTGTGTCCTGCATCTCTGGCATCAACGAGAAGCTGTTTTTTGCACT AAAAAAGGGAACCAATGGGACGCTGCCATACAACCAGCTGCCACCGGAGGCGGTACTCGGGAATTCACTTGGTGTCGTCATTGTGGCTTTGGCACTGGTTGTCTTGAAAATCCTGTCCAATCAGGCTTGGCAACGTCCTGAACAAAGGACCGAGGAGGCGGGGTAcagg CAATTGCCAGGGGACAACAGCTGA